The segment GGACCGGCAACGGCCATGTCTACTGCAGCGACTATGTCGACGACGATGCGGCGCGCGAGACCCTGCTGGCCAATCTGGACGGAGAGGCGCTGGCCGAGCCCCGGCCACTGCGATTCGTCACCGGCCGGCGCAAGGCGCTGTGGGACAAGAACGTCGTGTCGCTGGGCCTGTCGTCGGGCTTCATCGAGCCGCTGGAGTCCACCAGCATCCATCTGGTGCAGGTCGGGATCTTCCGCCTGTTGCAGCACTGGCCGGACCTGGCGTTCAGCCAGACGAACACAAAGGCCTATAACCGCAGGCTGGTGCGCGAGATCGAGATGGTCCGGGATTTCGTGATCCTGCACTATCACGCGACCGACAGGGACGACACGCCGTTCTGGCGGTATGTGCGGGACATGCCGATCCCCGACAGCCTGGCCGAACGGGTCGAGCTGTTCCGCGACCGGGGCCTGATGTTCCAGGTCGGGGCCGACGAGTATTTCCAGCCGACGTCCTGGCTGGCCGTCATGTACGGGCAGGGGATCGTGCCCCGGACCCACAACCCGCTCTATGACTACCAGAACCCGGAACAGGTCGCAGCGGGGCTGGAGCAATTGCGACGCGGCTGGGCGGCGACGGCCGAGGCCCTGCCGACGCATGAGGCCTACCTGAAGAGCCATGGGATGTGGGCGATGGACCCGGTAGCGGCATGAGCGAGGCCGAGGTCCTGACCCGCGTCGAGAACGGCGTCGGGCGCATTACCCTGAACCGGCCAAAGGCCCTGCACGCCCTGAACCTGGGCATGTGCGAGATCATGACGACGGCTCTGCTGGACTGGCGCGACGACGACGTGGTCCGGTCGGTGCTGATCGACCATGCGGGCGAGCGCGGGTTCTGTGCGGGGGGCGACATCCGGATGATCGCCGCGAGCGGGGCGACCGATGCCGTCGAGGCCAGGGCCTTCTTTCATGCGGAATATCGGCTGAACGACCTTCTGTTCCGCTATCCGAAGACCGTCGTCGCGGTGATGGACGGGATCGTGATGGGCGGCGGGGTCGGGATTTCGATGCCCGCCGATGTGCGGATCGCCACCGAGCGGACGACCTTCGCCATGCCGGAGACGGGCATCGGCCTGTTTCCCGATGTGGGCGGCGGGTGGTTCCTGCCGCGCCTGCCCGAGCCGGAGCTTGGGACCTGGCTGGCCCTGACGGGCGCACGGTTGAAGGGGCGCGACACGGTGGCAGCGGCTGTGGCGACGCATTTCGTCGGGAGCGACGGGGTCGAGGCCCTGAAGACGGCCCTGGTCGCGGACGGGCTGTCGGCGCTGGACGGGCTGGCGACTGATGGCGATCCGATCGTGCCGGTGCCGGGCATCCTGATCCCGCTGTTCGGGCATGACACGGTCGAGGGGGTGCTTGCGGCGCTGGAAGCCGACGGCGGCGACTGGCCGCTGGCGCAGCGGGCGATCCTGACGTCGCGGTCGCCGCAGTCGCTCAAGGTCACGCTGCGCCAGTTGCGCGAGAGCGCGAGGATGACTTCGTTCGCAGACAATATGGCTATGGAATACCGGCTGGGCGGGCGGATCGTGCGGACCCACGATTTCCAGGAGGGCGTGCGCGCCGTCATCGTCGACAAGGACAATGCGCCGCAGTGGTCGCCGGCGACCCTGGCCGAGGTCGACGATGTGGCGATCGAGGCCCTGTTCGCGCCCCTGCCGGAGGGCGAGGAATGGACGCCGCTGGCCTGATGCGGCTTGCATCCGGGCGCGGTCCCGCGCGTAAGTGGATCAACCGATGTTCGAGGATCCTCCCATGCTGAAGTCGACCCTGATCGCCGTCTCCGCCCTGGCCCTGCTGGCCGCGACCCCGGTCTGTGCCGGCCAGACGGCGGCCGATCCTGACGAGCGGCCGTCGGCGGTCGTTCAGGACTATGCTCTGGCCATCGCCGACCCGCTGCGGCCCGCGTCCGAAGTCGCCCGCGACCCGCTGAGGAAGCCCGCCGAGATGCTGGCCTTTGCACAAATCGGGGGCGGAGAGCGGATCGCCGACGTGCGTCCGGAGGAGGGCTATTTCAGCCGTCTGTTCGCGCGGGCCGTGGGACCCGAGGGGCGGGTCTATGCCTTTGTGCCGAACCAGACCTCGGCACGCGAGAACGCCTATGGCGACACCCTGGCGGCCGACTATCCGAACGTGACGCGGATCACGGGCGCGCTGGAGGACCTGACGTTCCCCGAGCCACTGGACGTGGTCTTCAT is part of the Brevundimonas sp. AJA228-03 genome and harbors:
- a CDS encoding class I SAM-dependent methyltransferase, with the protein product MLKSTLIAVSALALLAATPVCAGQTAADPDERPSAVVQDYALAIADPLRPASEVARDPLRKPAEMLAFAQIGGGERIADVRPEEGYFSRLFARAVGPEGRVYAFVPNQTSARENAYGDTLAADYPNVTRITGALEDLTFPEPLDVVFMGQEYHDFVIDRFGVDVTRMNAAVFKALKPGGLYVILDHEAAPGAGTTVVGTLHRIEASALRAQVEAAGFVFDGETDAVRNPADDHSLSVFDEAIRGRTDQFVLRFRKPG
- a CDS encoding enoyl-CoA hydratase/isomerase family protein — translated: MSEAEVLTRVENGVGRITLNRPKALHALNLGMCEIMTTALLDWRDDDVVRSVLIDHAGERGFCAGGDIRMIAASGATDAVEARAFFHAEYRLNDLLFRYPKTVVAVMDGIVMGGGVGISMPADVRIATERTTFAMPETGIGLFPDVGGGWFLPRLPEPELGTWLALTGARLKGRDTVAAAVATHFVGSDGVEALKTALVADGLSALDGLATDGDPIVPVPGILIPLFGHDTVEGVLAALEADGGDWPLAQRAILTSRSPQSLKVTLRQLRESARMTSFADNMAMEYRLGGRIVRTHDFQEGVRAVIVDKDNAPQWSPATLAEVDDVAIEALFAPLPEGEEWTPLA